One part of the Clarias gariepinus isolate MV-2021 ecotype Netherlands chromosome 24, CGAR_prim_01v2, whole genome shotgun sequence genome encodes these proteins:
- the LOC128511783 gene encoding proteinase-activated receptor 3-like → MEMHYHINSSLFSKPGSVDNKTVYEICSHIPEVIIFYIGMQICNMVVGLPANLMVLWLIRHNKRDTSTSDIFIWHLAVLDIFFCLITPLEIANLLYLTTSSTWYVLRFFYGVKDLSALFLACIALDRYMAVRHPIIFSKLKDRPHRPVCAIVMWFVILVHGILKCLNTIPNFDKVFTVMILATFAFMVFFNISILCALRQSGPGRDDMHPVKKRAFKMVLIILAIIVFNYLPPVALFPFKAYFAPDKFKCYVHYIAFGFLNISSSIQPVLYLSNKKPQCPGWCSECCSTKEKETITTNELSTVCTTYK, encoded by the coding sequence ATGGAGATGCATTATCACATCAATAGCTCCTTGTTCAGTAAACCTGGTTCTGTGGACAACAAGACGGTGTACGAGATATGCAGCCACATTCCAGAGGTCATCATTTTCTACATAGGCATGCAGATTTGTAACATGGTCGTGGGGCTCCCGGCAAACCTCATGGTCCTGTGGCTGATCCGCCACAACAAAAGAGACACGTCCACATCAGACATCTTCATCTGGCATCTGGCTGTGCTGGACATCTTCTTCTGCCTTATAACTCCACTGGAGATTGCCAACCTGCTGTACCTGACCACCAGCAGCACCTGGTATGTGCTGCGCTTCTTTTACGGCGTCAAAGACCTTTCGGCACTCTTCCTGGCCTGCATCGCTCTGGACCGTTACATGGCCGTGCGCCATCCAATTATTTTTTCCAAGCTGAAGGACCGGCCCCATCGTCCTGTTTGTGCCATTGTTATGTGGTTCGTCATTTTGGTGCACGGCATACTAAAGTGTCTGAACACCATCCCCAACTTTGATAAAGTATTCACGGTCATGATCCTGGCCACATTTGCATTCATGGTTTTCTTCAACATCTCCATCCTGTGCGCCCTGCGCCAATCCGGTCCAGGCAGGGACGACATGCATCCGGTCAAGAAAAGAGCTTTTAAGATGGTGCTCATTATTTTAGCTATCATAGTCTTTAACTACTTACCTCCCGTAGCGCTCTTCCCATTTAAGGCGTATTTCGCTCCAGATAAGTTTAAATGTTATGTCCATTACATAGCTTTTGGCTTCCTGAACATCAGCAGCAGCATTCAGCCTGTCTTGTACCTGTCGAATAAGAAACCACAATGTCCAGGGTGGTGTAGTGAGTGCTGCAGCACTAAAGAGAAAGAGACTATAACAACAAATGAGTTATCTACAGTGTGCACTACTTATAAATAG